ACTGCTGGGGCATCTATAGCTGGAGTTTACTGGCCGATAGCTGCTAGAGAATTAATCAAGCGTATAGGATTCCCTTGGGCCAACCGAATCATAGGCTTCATATATTTACCGATGACGGTGTTTGCGacgatcttcttgaagccACGGCATCCTCCTCCAAAAAGACGGCCAGGCCAGAACATATTGCGGTTGAACTTCAGGGTCCTTAAAGATCGAAGGATGTTGGTGCTTTGTTTTATCTGGTTCTCTTTTGTCTTGTCACTTTTTCCCGGGTTGTTCTATTTGGATTTGTTCTGCAATAGAGCCAATGTGGCCAACCCGATTCAGGAGTACAATATCCCCATAGTTAATGCTATTACTGGCTTTTCCAGAGTGATTACAGGCTATATTGGCGACTCCGTGGGCATAATGAACATGGACATCGGCTTTATTTTGCTTTCAGGAATCCTACCGTTGGCCCTATGGATACCAGCCAGATCCACGGGTGCAGTTCTTGCATATATCATCACTTGGGCAATCGCTACCGGTGGTCCGGTGTCACTTTCTCCAGCTATGGTGGGACAAGTATTTGAGGCAGATGATGTTCAATCATgtctttccttcttctttgcaagTGGTGGTGTTGCAGCTCTAATAGGTTCTGCTATCTGTGGTACGTTTATACCGAAGGGTAATGCCACGGGAGTGGAAGGGTTTGATAAGTTGGCTATATTTGTGGGAGTGATGGCATTTGCTTCTGCGGGGGGAGTGATGGTGCTTAGGTGGATGACATCGAGGAAACTTTGGGTGATCTTATGAGCCTTGCACATCGTGAGCGTAGCGAACGAGGTGCGTGTAGAAGAGTATTaggagagaagagtattaggagagaagagtattaggagagaagagtattaggagagaagagtattaggagagaagagtattaggagagaagagtattagaagagaagagtattaggagagaagagtattaggagagaagagtattaggagagaagagtattaagagagaagagtattAGGAGAGAAGGGGGACGAAAAGGGATTAGAATAGTGATCAAAGACCGATCAAAGAACGATCTAGAAAATATAGAAGATTATTAAAACACCATAAATCACATCTAATAGAGATTCACGATTTAATACAAACTGATTTTAATGGATCAAATTCAATCATCTCTTTCATGAGGCTCACTAATAAAGTAATTTTCAACTTAACAAAAGACTATTTTCTCTGAGatcattgatcttctttgtctaatcatcttcatcatcgcACATAACTTTTTCATAAGTCTGACCttaatcaacttctcaacttaatcaacttctcaacTTAATTAACTTCTCAACTTAATCAACTTGTCCACTCACTTTATTCGCTACGCTCATAGAGTACGCTCATAGAGTACGCTCATAAAGTACGCTCATAAAGTACGCGTAAAGTCATAAAGATGGACCCTTGGGAAATCAACCAATTACAACAAGCATATGGAATCAAACGACCTCGTATTCAGAAAGATCTGGAAGATCCATTTGcggaagttgaagatgcagaagttgaatctCAAGAACATGATGAGGTTGAGATTCAATTGAACGGAAAACTACCTCCTTTTCTTGCTGGTAGCAGCAAATTAAAGACTAAGAGTAAGAACCGAGTGCCGATTCGAGCCTCGAAACTTAAGGACCAATCAATGGAAAGAATCGCTCTAAAAGGGTCTCGATTCATGGCCGAAGCAcgtgaaaagaagatgaaacagAGACGGGAGCTGAGCCAAGACACGAGATCGGACACTAGACGAGAGACACTACAGACACCACAGACACCACAGAAACCACAGAGACCACCGACTAACATCTCCTATGGTATACACTCTCATAAAAGTATTCGAGAACAACGAGAATCATTACCTATATACTCTGTACGAGATGAGTTGATGCAGCTAGTAGACCAAAACGATATGCTGGTGGTTGTAGGGGAGACTGGTAGTGGCAAATCCACACAGATCACCCAATATCTTGCAGAGAACGGTTATGGTAACAAGGGAATCATTGGATGTACTCAACCAAGACGTGTTGCAGCCA
This sequence is a window from Brettanomyces nanus chromosome 3, complete sequence. Protein-coding genes within it:
- a CDS encoding uncharacterized protein (EggNog:ENOG41), whose protein sequence is MLVTEKGKRIDELEEHDELEEHDGLEEHDDPEELEEAEEHYGPGELEEAEEPDYPEGGWTAWMVVAAASVCMAMSFGMTNSFSVYLTYYEHRYLEVSSSSLSMIGSIQAGFTFIFGIPSTMCMYYVGPQLMVAIGGLLCALSFFFLSLTNDPWQLYVIQGVMFGIGSGTMYIHSSGVLFQYFYKRKALVQGIITAGASIAGVYWPIAARELIKRIGFPWANRIIGFIYLPMTVFATIFLKPRHPPPKRRPGQNILRLNFRVLKDRRMLVLCFIWFSFVLSLFPGLFYLDLFCNRANVANPIQEYNIPIVNAITGFSRVITGYIGDSVGIMNMDIGFILLSGILPLALWIPARSTGAVLAYIITWAIATGGPVSLSPAMVGQVFEADDVQSCLSFFFASGGVAALIGSAICGTFIPKGNATGVEGFDKLAIFVGVMAFASAGGVMVLRWMTSRKLWVIL